GGAGTATTTGATGTTTTACCTGAAGGAGCCTTAGACGGTCTGACGGCCGAAGACTTGAGACTTCTCTTAAATGGTGTTGGTGATATAAATGTATCTGTACTAATATCTTACACCTCTTTTAATGACGAATCTGGAGAGAGCAGCGAGAGACTGGTGAAGTTCAAGCGGTGGCTGTGGTCCATAGTGGAAAAAATGTCCCATTTAGAAAGACAAGACTTGGTATGTTACGCTTTTCGTATTTTAAATGATTATTTCGTGACAAATAGATATGCTCAAAAGTTCCTGTTACCTTctgcattgaaattttttcaaactagTTGATCGCAAACCTTGTGGATAAATAATCGATACAACTTTATGAATAGTTTCAACTTCATCCCTTTTATAACGAACTTACATTTTGTTTCTCACCACTTTTTTTGGTGGACttgaatataatataatcatcattcatatattttatcTGAATTTGAGGTGTAACGTTAAGGAAATGCATGTCAAACAGATTTTACTACAAAACAGCAAATGATTCATTCCAATTGTTTTCAAGGTTTATTTCTGGACTGGTTCCCCAGCTCTCCCAGCTAGTGAGGATGGTTTTCAGCCAATGCCATCAGTAACAATAAGACCAGCTGACGATGCACATTTACCAACCGCAAATACCTGTATCTCTAGGTTATACATACCCTTGTACAGCAGTCGAACTGTGCTTAGACAAAAACTGCTGTTAGCTatcaaaacgaaaaattttggatttGTGTGAAAAAACTTGAAGACTCTAATACTATTCATCATTTCTGATGGCTGAATTATAAAGTTAGGATATTTCATATTTCTTTGCTTACTTTCAAAAGGAATGTAGTTTTTTTTGTAATTGTGATTGATGTTATATAAAACTATTTTATGTAATAAAATCAATAAAGTGATATCGGTATGTAAATAACGTGTACTATTATAATGTATTAGAAAACGTAATGGGTgcttatattcgaattttcaaaaGTATTTCATGTTTTTATACCCTTTTTGTgatttgtttcaaaatattgtATGTTAAGGTTTTATTTGtaagagaaatatttttggaaattttcaggaacCGTGTGGGGATCTTCTTCACCAAAAGAATGAATTCTTGTTATTAATTTGTagatgtatatatatatttttcgaattatttgaaGTCGAGCTTGTTTCAACTTAATAATTTGGGGTTTTGATGTGATATGTGATGAAATTGTTGAACAGGAAAATTCATTATAATTGAGTAATTATATTGAAACTAGTTACTTAGACTAAGAGTTATTACCTTTCCTGAAAAACCAACACTTATGTACTGAAAAACCCATTCAAGAAtgaaacagttttctgtttatTATTCATCTTTCAAATTGCAGCAACAATAATCCTGTATTTTACACTTTAATTAAGTTATTAGCAAGATCTAAATTGAATAAGTTAGCGTGTAAGTTGAATAAATCGATGCAGCCAAAATTCACGTAGTTTTTTTTAAGAGGGAATGATGTCATGTTTTTCTACATTTAGAAGATTGATAGTCGTATAGGGATGCATTGTAGAAAATACTTCCAGCTGAGCCTGACAATCCAAAGAAATATAAACTTAAATATTTGGCAATAGTCGTAAGATAATAATGTGATGGGTATGTACCTTATATACTCTTGGTTGCTTTGGTTAGTAACTGGAcagttccgatattgctggttttactgacccgcaatcgaataacaatagaactcgaacgtcTGGACCAATAGTCTCTGGTAATACTGAACAGTACTGTTCGGGAATATTGGAACTACCCCTATATCAGTGAACGCAATAAAGTGCATTGCTCTGTATATAGGAAACTTCATTAACATATCTTGCAGAAGAAGTAAATTAGTAAACGCTCTAAAATCTTGGAAATGTTAATGGACAAACAAATTTCTATTTGTTTATATAAACCTACACTGAGTCTGTATATACactataattatacagggtgtttcattggtaaatgaacctaagctagagctaccctaggcgagtccaaaaaacccatattagaTAGGTCTAAATAATTCCATAACCGACATACAGGGTACTCCATGTTTCACCATACATGTTCCAATTTGTGATCAAAGTGCGAACTGAGTGTGTTGCTCACTTAAATCTTACTTCATAAACAGAACAGATTGTCTTAGAAAGATTTGTAACCGaaataagcaaagaaaacatttctcacttcGCTTTCCCTGGAGTTCCCTTTGAGCAAAATAACGTGCgggacaatgaaatctactgaatccaaagatattacacatgtaattcttttcaaatatctccatcaaatccaaaaattttgatatacagggtgttgaatcccagcttggaagatgtcccacatttttcaattacggacctggaattttttggaaatttaaatgtgaatctatcAAAGTgtgcaagtgaatcatatattccaaatatcaaccaactatactggttggttcaaaagttatgagaaatttaaATGAAGCACCcagtatctcggttatggaattgattagacctatcatatatgggttttttggactcgccgagggtagctctagctcaggttactgtatgcacagaacacacccatactgattgacttactttatgactGTATGTTcatttcccaatgaaacaccctgtatataatatatacactttggctagtaagtgggcggtaaccctcggttaccaaatgtgtataacGGACCATACTATGGAGGGTATGGTCCATAGACCATACCCACTCTTTTATGGTATTTGGGTTTCTTCtctaaaatattaatttggtCATGAATGAGattgatattaaaaaaacagCTATTGTAATATAAAAACAGCATttgacaaaactacaagaaagCTCTCAGAATGAGATGGTTTGTACCAAAATGTTTTAAAGTAAAGTTTAGGAACCCTGTATTTTAATGAAGGCATCTTTGAAAGGTGTTACCTACGGAGGAGAGACCATAGTGTTACCACAGCATGGAAACGAAGTGTTACAAATGCACAtgaacaaatttgaaaataaaggaTGTTTATTAACACGTTGACGGACAGTTGCGTCTATAGCCGTCAAGTCATTTAAGCAGAAAGAGTAAAACTATACTTTTAATATTctaaaaattacaaaaacatatattgtcaattttcgaatttcacttgTTTCTACTGTCCGTCAACGTGTTAATAGTGGTTCATAAGAGCTTTGTTTTGATAACTATGAATTATATCAAATAATGGTTTTCTATGTTGTCTTCTGGCCCGTTAAGCTTTTCTTTTCAACAATTTTCTCTGGCAATTAACTATTGTATGAAACCCAATGTTATAAGCCGGCTAAATGAATAAGTCTTTCAGGCATATGGGGCTGACCCAAATGAAATGGTtgtgttcacaaacttactctgatTACTCAAAGGGTTCACAAACGAACTTTTAGTTCCTCACAGTATGTTCTCTGAGCATGGCCATattcatactctactctcggagtaagtttgtgaacacaACCAATAATTTGCATTTAATCTGGTCTACTCATTACCAACAAAATTTTTGACACAAAGAGCCTGATCTTTAAAGTATATAACCTAGGCAACGTATATAAAAGATAATCTGGattttaatatttatttatcaactatataaaattattgttcCTTGACATCTTTAAGACGTCTCACAGCTGATCTAACTGTGGCTGCTGCTGTTGTAGAGTATACCCATGCGCCACCAGCAACTACCCTCTTGCACCTTTTGCAAGACCAAATTCCTACTACTGACCTTTTCATAGCATCCTGGAAAAATTCATAGATAAATTAAATATAGTCTATTCGAAGAGTTTCGCTAAAATGTTCAAAAAAGTAATGGAAACATTAACTGAATAGATTTATTTCAGTGAATACTATAATATTAATTACATTATATTCTTTTGTAAACGTGAGATGAATTGATGGAACAAGATGCACTTGCATAGGATAAGTACAGAAATAGGCAGTTTGATTTGTACAAACTTATCAGTATTGATTGAAACAAATTTTACTACTCAGTATCGGGAAATCAACAATAAATTTAATATGTATATGTTCAGAGAGAATATATTGTGTTAACGAATAGAAAAGGGGAATATTGGATCTAAATAGATCGTTTACTTTGACAAAACATCAATATTGCAATCGCCTTGTTTCATCGAATTACCACCCAATTTGCAAATAGAATAATAACAATCCAATTTTAGTTTAGCAAAGTACTAATCAGTATATAATCTAGGTACTCTAATTCATCATATCGTTAAACCTACCTTGCCACAGAAACTGCAGGAGTATTTACTGTGTTGGGTAATTTCCATCTTTTTTACCATTTTACGTAAGGAAGCACCATAACGGGTTCCATACTTTCCTACAATTCCGACCTTCTTGGTACGTTTGGCCTGAAAAAAAGTTGTACATTAGAAACATTCATGTATCCAATGGTTAACCTAGACAAATTTTAAAttccataaatatataaataacaTGTAGTATTAGTACAATTTTGTATCGAAGAGGAATATTTAATTCTGATATAAGAATTGATTCCTTAGATAAAATAGGATTTACAAGATACATACCATTTTGTGTAGATTATTGATGCTAACTAACGTCAACTGCAAACAAGGTTAGGAGAGAAAGAAAGCACAGAACAGAGACAACAGTCAAAGTAAAATGTCATAACGTCCGCCGTCAATGTCATTTGTCAAGTCTTGTTTTTTTGTGGTCAGAAAATTTTGATGGGGCTAACATTAttcgtttcaataaaaaaatgaattctTTAAGCTAATCTTATAAACGTAAAAAAGTTAGATTATTCAATAATTCTGAGCGATTATTAGTTAACTAATCGGAAAACTAGAAGATAAATTTTATTCTGtggttatgaaatattttttttaaattttgacattGTGACACTTAAATACTCATTGACGTTTTCAACCGTTTTCTCTGATGGGTTTAACTTTTCGTAACTAGTTAcgaaaagtgaaatatttcacATTTCGAAACTGATGATGAAAAGACACTTGCTTCCatagtaacggagtgaaaaattaaatatttccgTCACTAAACGAAAGCAATCTGTTTTTGGTACTtgtaatttgaattcatagccaCATCCTATTTCAAAATATTGCGTTAAAAACGTTGAGAAATACTATTTTTCAAGGGTTTCACAAATATTATAtgcaatcaataaaaatttgagtgttaccttgaatttttcatggttcataattttttaggaatattttaattttgcaATGTTTGTAATGTAATGAGagtaaaaagaaaatatttttattcaaatttttagtAATTTTTGATGCTTTCACACATTGATCGATTTGGtttgtttttcgattatatcaatccataattgaaatttGTGATTTTCGATGCAAGCGTAGCCCACAAATAACATATTATTTACATACAAAGGCGCTTATACTATGAACTTATAGTATAAGTGAGGCAAGTGAGCTCATCCTTTAAGCTCTAATCAAAGCTTatagaattatataatataatgaaaGTGGACGAGAATACAACCGAgtcaatatataatataatatttggcGCTAATATTACGAATTAGAGCGCCCTGCTTACATTGGCTTACACACTTGAGTAAAAGCGTAAATTCAAATGAAACTTCCTCAAAGATGAATTTGAGTATCACATGAGCAAATATATGTTGTCTTTGATTCAAACACTCATAAGTCTAAGGGGGGAAatcgatatttgaaaaattaattttggtgGATGCGCCTATCCGCTTTCTGTCGTAACGCATATTTTACAAACTAGATAATTCCAATCGAATTGTAAGACAACAGGGTAAAGATCTTTAGCATCGAACATTTGGATAATTTTTATTCTCTGTTGGTAATTCTCAgagatataaaaataattactTTCTTGTAAATATCAGAATATCTGAAGCAAAGCAGCAGGAAAACAGCGAAGTGATCGATACAATGTGTAGAGGAGTTGCGCCTGTCGTAAAAAGCTAGTGCTTCCGCCATAGAGATGGCACGTCCGACCATTCTGCGGCACTTCCTCCAATCGATGATAAAAGACGAAATTTTGCATCTGCGCTACGAACGCAGGCCTTTCTTCGATCTCCTCAGAACTGTGGGGAGTAGTCACTCCATTTGAAAAAGTTTTCCCCGGTGAGATAATTGGGTATTGAGTGCGTTTTTGGGGAAAGATATGGCTGATAAGAAGGGAGAACAAATGTATACGCGACCCCCAAAACTGTCTGGTTGGGATAGTTTCAAAGTCTTTTTATGGAATTCTGAAACTAGCCAGTTTTTGGGAAGAACTGGCGCAAGTTGGGGTAAGTTGGAAAAACCTTCCTCATAAAATAAGACTGAtacgggaaaaaaattcttagaatgctccaAGCATTCAACTATTAAGCTGACAAATTTAAATCCTCTGCCTTGCTCATTTGATTTTTCGAACAAACCCTTCACAGTCCCTCTTCCattgttaattttcattttccttttaatgttatttctttttcaaatctCAGTTATTCGTATTTCCATTCTTTTAAAATCATTACTTGATTTATAGATCTGCAGGGCATCACCATGACCTCTTAATCAATATTCCGAATTTAGTACGGACAGGACGGAAATAGAGTTAAATCGATAATGTCCCTTGTGTAGGAAAGAATTTTCAAAAAGTTAACAGTTTACTTTTCATCAGTTTCTCAAATCGTCGCAATAATTGGATTTCTAATGATACTTATTTGAGGAAATAGAGCATTATGAAATAGACTACAAGTTAATCAATACCGCCTATATACTCATTCGAAATTGAAAATACCCTTCTttattgattcaattcgaagatTTAAATATAATAGTATAGTCAAAGGCTGTCCGCCTGTACTATCACCTAGAAATGGTCCATTCCATTATAttacaaattattgaaattcaCTAACCACACCTATCACAATAACGAACTGGATATTTTTTGCGATACCTTTTTAATAAATGTTCCCTCTGCTTCATAATGTTCTACtcagaaatttgaaattattcttcataattGACATccgatattttcaaaatttttttttcgtatagTGATCGTATAAATCTTCTACGTGTTTCGTATGTGCTACTGCTACAGTCATATAATTTGGTTTTGTTCGTGAGAAATCATTCGAATATTGGAACATATCGATTTTATAGTACCTTATTCCGTTATTGATAATTTTAAGTTTAATAATGCGAGAACTAAAAGTAGAAGAATGACAATAATGATTGGTCATTTTTCGTAGCCATCACGATCACCGATATGGCTAGTACAGCTTGATTCTCCCCATACCTTCCTTCCATGTCATTTCCATATCCTCTGCTTTCCTTCTACATAAAATATTGTGTAATGCACATGAAAGGAACTCCATATCTACATCATATTCTAGCGTTGATTATagtattatttttattacttaTATTTCAATCCACAATTCTAGCCTATGTATTTTCGACGGAAAAGAATAGTGGGTATTGGGAATAATAGGGGTAATATGTAAGGATAGTTGGAATAGTCTTCCGAACAGATTGAGGACTCGTGCAAGGTGAAGTACCtctattatttaaaaaaatgaatcgATTTCAGAACAACTGTTCTGTGTACGCCATATTCAGCAGCAAAAATATCTGATCTATGCCATGTGGTGATAATTTTTAGACAAATTTTTCTatagaaattcagaaaatgtcCATTATCTAGAAAACGGTGTCATTTTCACTGAGATGAAATCCTGATATACCTATTTTCAAACCCAAACCCAAAACTTCCTTCGTAGGGGGATCAATTTTGAATCGAATTGAACATTAATCTATGGAGGATGCATTTTCCGAAAGTCG
The nucleotide sequence above comes from Coccinella septempunctata chromosome 4, icCocSept1.1, whole genome shotgun sequence. Encoded proteins:
- the LOC123311398 gene encoding 60S ribosomal protein L37a, producing MAKRTKKVGIVGKYGTRYGASLRKMVKKMEITQHSKYSCSFCGKDAMKRSVVGIWSCKRCKRVVAGGAWVYSTTAAATVRSAVRRLKDVKEQ